DNA sequence from the Antarctobacter heliothermus genome:
ATGTCGCCTGCTCCGAGCGAGCCGATGTGACTGCCCCCTCGGGCCGCATTCGGCGCCCCAAAGATGATGGCATCGCCGGCGTTTCGTGCAGCCTGCGCCGCCTCTAACACCATGGGGAATTCGGCGACCGTGGCGCCGATGTTGCGGAACCACGCCCGTGTTTCGGGGGTGGTGTCGTCATGGCTTAGCATCGGCGCACCGGCATCCCGCGCCATCCGTGCGACGGTCGTGATGGTGGTGGGAACATCGCCACGGCGGTCCCAGACTTGGGCCAAGAGGGCGATATAGTCTTCCACGGACAGGCCTGCGCGACTCGCCTTTGAGGCGGTGCGCTTTTTCATGCGTTCATCGTCCAGCGCTGCGATCGAGAAATCTGGTGACAGTTCAAAGCCGCGGCCCTGTATCGGCACATCATAGGCACGCATCGTCATCGACGTGTGATCGTTAAAGGCGAGCGATGGCAGCAGCGGTGCCCGCAGCGCCTCTTCAATCACCTCGATCGCTTCGAAGGCAAATGTCTCCCACCGCAGTTGTACCCGGTTTTCAACTGTCAGACGAGGCGCAAGAGCGGTCAAAGCGCGGATCAGATCACGGCCACGGGTCACGTCCCGCAACCCCGGCTCCCACCCTAAGGTGATGGCGTGATAGGCGGTTGCGATACCGTTGGCCGCCAGTTGGCGGTCGGTGTCGATCAATGCGGCGTCCTGCGGGAAATAGACCCCCGGGCGCGGCATCAACTGGCGTTCGAACGCATCGCCATGCACGTCAATCAGTGCAGGCGCGAGGATCATGCCGCTGGCGTCGATCCGGGTGCCCTGAACCGGCCCGCCGATCTCTGCAATCTTGCCGTCCGCGATGGTCACGTTGGTCTTGGCGATCTCTGACGGCAGATAGACCGTCGCGCCATGGAATGTCTGGATCATGGGCGTGCTCCCAGTCGTTCAAGAATCAGATGCCAGTGCCACGAGCCCGGCTTTTCATGCTCTCGGTCTTCGAGCCGCAAACATTCGAACCCCGAGAACAGCGCCAGCAGTTCAGCGGCAGAGCAAAAGTAGTGCGGGTGGATCTTGTCGGTGCCGGGGGCGTCAAAGACCCAGGCATTGCGGCCAATCTCGCGACCTGTGTATTTCGCCTGCTCGTGCGGCAGACGGCGTATTGACAGCATCGTGCCCAGATAGGTTCCGCCGGGTTTTAGGACACGCCGGATTTCCGCGATGGTGCGCAGCAGGATGTCTTCGTCACCGTGGTAGATCACGTTCCATGAAAGCACATGGTCAAAGGCGCTGTCCTCAAAGGGTAAGGCGTCCATGCGGGCCAGCACAGTCTCGACCCCGCCCGCATTGTCTATCGCGGACAGCCCTTCGGGCGCGGCGTCCAGCGCCACCACGTCAAACCCCTGCGAGGCCAGCCAGAGCGCGTGCCGACCGACACCCGCGCCAAGGTCAAGAATGCGCGCGCCGGGTGTCAGTCCGCTGGCCCATGCCAACACATCCGCTTCGGGTGTCAGCCACTTGCTGTCTGCCGCGATCCCCGACCATTCGGCGTTCCAGTGGGCGTCGGCGGTATCTGTCTTCATCGCTGTTCTCCGATGATTTTCGACCGGGCATAACCCGATAGTTGCTCGATCCCGATCACCACCACGGCGATCATCAGGATCACCGTCACGGCTGTCGGATAGTCAAAGAGGTCGAACCCGACCTTGAGTTCGATACCAATGCCGCCCGCGCCCACAAGTCCAAGGATGGTCGACGACCGGACGGCCTTTTCCAAGGCGAAAAGCCCGGTCGAGACAAAGGCCGGCATGGCCCCGGGGATGGTGGCGCAGGCCACCACGTCGATCTTGCGGGCCCCTGTCGCAGTCAGGCTTTCCGCCGCGCCTTTGTCGGCGGCCTCCATGTCGTCGGCAAAGAAGCGGCCGCAAAAGCCCACGGTATCCACCACAATGGCAAGCATCCCGGCAAATGGGCCAAGCCCCACAGCGACGACAAAGACCAATGCCCAAGCGATGTCCGGCA
Encoded proteins:
- a CDS encoding alpha-D-ribose 1-methylphosphonate 5-triphosphate diphosphatase → MIQTFHGATVYLPSEIAKTNVTIADGKIAEIGGPVQGTRIDASGMILAPALIDVHGDAFERQLMPRPGVYFPQDAALIDTDRQLAANGIATAYHAITLGWEPGLRDVTRGRDLIRALTALAPRLTVENRVQLRWETFAFEAIEVIEEALRAPLLPSLAFNDHTSMTMRAYDVPIQGRGFELSPDFSIAALDDERMKKRTASKASRAGLSVEDYIALLAQVWDRRGDVPTTITTVARMARDAGAPMLSHDDTTPETRAWFRNIGATVAEFPMVLEAAQAARNAGDAIIFGAPNAARGGSHIGSLGAGDMVEAGLCDALASDYFYPAMLAAVAQLDVERRADRLLLWSLVSAGPARAMGLRDRGQIEVGKRADLVLVEWPDGQTPAITGTWISGRMAYRGQSAGHMRIDKKDEVFA
- a CDS encoding class I SAM-dependent methyltransferase, which produces MKTDTADAHWNAEWSGIAADSKWLTPEADVLAWASGLTPGARILDLGAGVGRHALWLASQGFDVVALDAAPEGLSAIDNAGGVETVLARMDALPFEDSAFDHVLSWNVIYHGDEDILLRTIAEIRRVLKPGGTYLGTMLSIRRLPHEQAKYTGREIGRNAWVFDAPGTDKIHPHYFCSAAELLALFSGFECLRLEDREHEKPGSWHWHLILERLGARP
- the phnE gene encoding phosphonate ABC transporter, permease protein PhnE translates to MTDSAVPSRFERPSAISFLGYAAGVVLILWCLAGAGFSVEKVITAPPRFADFLSRAFPPNLSPDVLARLGWKMVETMQIAVGGAVLGVILSLPVALLAARGLIAGNWVNQLVRVVLSFIRAVPDIAWALVFVVAVGLGPFAGMLAIVVDTVGFCGRFFADDMEAADKGAAESLTATGARKIDVVACATIPGAMPAFVSTGLFALEKAVRSSTILGLVGAGGIGIELKVGFDLFDYPTAVTVILMIAVVVIGIEQLSGYARSKIIGEQR